The genomic interval CCTTCGATGCCCGGCACCAGCACGTCACCATGGTCGGTCAGCACGCCCCCGATGAACGGGCCCAGCACGCTCGCCAGCGCAAAGACGGCCCCCACGAAGCCCTGGTAGCGTCCGCGTTCGGCCGGAGGAAACAGATCGGCGATGATGATGAAGGCCAGCGAAAACAGTCCGCCGCCGCCCAGTCCCTGCAGTGCCCGAAAGACGATGAGCTGATTCATCCCGTCGCCCAGAAGCGGCAGCGGCCCGAACTCTCCGGCCAGCCCGCACAGAAACGAGCCGCCCAGGAAAATGCCGATGGCCGCCAGTTCGATAGCTTTACGGCTGTAGAGATCGGCCAGTTTGCCGTAGATAGGGGTCGCGACGGTGAACGTGAGCAGGTAGATCGTAACGATCCAGGCGTAGCGGTCCAGTCCCTGCAGGTCGGCCACGATGCGCGGGAGGGCCGTCGCCACGATGGTCTGGTCCAGTGCGCCCAGAAACAGCGCCAGCAGCACCCCGGCCAGCGTGTAGCGGCGTTCGGGCGAAGCGAGCAGGTTCACGGCAACGCGTTCGGTTAGCAGCCGTCCGTCGATAAACGCCCGAGCGCCCGCGTGATTCCGGCTGACCTGTTGTTTACCCGAGTTTCACACAGCACAGCAGCTGAGCTGGCGCACATCCTTGGTAAAGCCCAGCGCGGCCAGTTTGACGGCCTCGGACCAGGTCAGATAGGGATGAAACCGGCGGGCCAGCTCCGAGACCGGGATCTCGTAGCGCAGCGCCAGCGACAGCTCCATGACCAGTTCGCCGCCTTCGGGCGCCACGATCCGCGCGCCCAGCAGCCGGTCTGTCACCGGATCGCGCAGCAGCTTGATGAACCCGCGCGTATCGCGGCCCACCAGCGCCCGCGGCACCTCCGAAAGCGGTAGTACCGAAGTTTCATAATCCACGCCGGCTGCCTGCGCCTCGCGCTCGCTCAGGCCCACCCCGGCCACCTGGGGATCGGTGAATACCACCCAGGGTAGCGCGCTGTAGTCTCGCATCTCGTGCCGATTCATCAGGGCATTTTCGGCGGCCAGCTGGCCTTCGTAGGCGGCCGTGTACACGAACGGCGGATTGCCGATCACGTCGCCGGCCCCCAGCACGGTCGGCACCGCCGTCCGCAGCGTTTCGTCCACCTGCAGAAAACCCTGGCGGTCGGCGGCTATGCCCAGTGCCTCCAGGCCCAGATCGTCCGTGTTGCCCCGGCGGCCGGTCGCCACCAGCAAATGCGAGCCCTCCAGCCGATGCGTCGCGCCATCTCGTTCATATGTGACCACCACGCTGCCCTCCTGCCAGGCTACCTCCACGACACGCGCCTCGGTCTGAACGTCGATTCCCTCCGCCTGCAGGTACGTTGTGAGCGCCTCAGCCACGTCGGCGTCTTCCTGTGGCAGGATCTGCGACAATAGCTCCAGCACCGTCACTCGGCTGCCCAGCCGGGCAAAGGCCTGAGCGTTTTCCAGTCCGATGTAGCCGCTGCCCAGTACGATCAGGTGCTCGGGTAGCACAGATAGCCGATAGAGTGTTTCGTTGGTGAGATAAGGGCCGTCGGCCAGACCCGGCACGGGCGGCAGTGCCGTGCGCGAACCTGTCGCGATCAGCACGGCCCGACCCGTGATCGTTTCGTCGCCCACCTGAATGGCAGTCGGACCGGCCAGCCGCGCTCGCCCTTCGCGAAAGACGATCTGCTGACCGTCGATGAGATCCAGGTACTTGTGCTGACGCAGTTCGTCGGTCAGCGCCTGCACCTGGCCGATTACGGCGCCGAAATCCTCCACCCGACTGGTGGAACGAATCCCTGCAAAGGGATGATGCGCCGCCCGGTGGTGGGCTTCGGCCGCCCGAATGAGCGCCTTCGAGGGCACACAGCCAACGTTCACGCACGTGCCGCCCGGCGGCAGGCCGTCGTTGACGATCAAGCTCCGGAAGCCCAGCTCCCGCGCCCGCAACGCCGCCGCAAACGCCGCCGAGCCACCGCCGATGATCAGCAGATCGTAATCGACCCGATCCAAACCGTCTCCTGCCGGCGTTTCGCCGCCGATTTCACGCACTACCTCCCAGGCCTCCAGTCGGTATCCGTGGCCGGCCTGTGCGACAGCCTTCTTGAGCGCTTCGGCATCGACAGCGTCGCCTTCCCAGGTTACTACAGCCCGGCCGCTCTGCCAGCCGGGCACCTGCGCGCGCTCCACACCGGGCACCCGCATGAGCGCCTGTTCGATCGTGCGCGCGCAATGCGCGCAGGTCATTCCCCCGATACGCAGTTCCAGGATCTTTTTCATAATCATACTCCATTTTTCAGTTTTGCATCGAATCCGGCGCCGCGAATGGCCTCAATAAGCTGCGCCACCGAAACCTTCTCCGCGTCGAAGCGCACGCGCGCCTCCGGCGGCTCCAGCGTTACCTCGGCTGCCTGCACGCCTTCCAGGCGACGCAGCGCATAGACCACGGCCTGACTGCACGCCTCGCATGTCATCCCCTGCACCTCCAGCACCACCTCCTGCACCGGCTCGCTACGGACCTGCTGCGCCATCGCGGTCGGATGCGTGCGTCCGATCAGCGACGGCGCGGCCAGCAGCCCCAGCACCAGCACCGTGCCCAGTCCCAGCAGCAACCGGCGCATCTTCGGGCGCAAGCCGGTCTCGCAGTCGCAGTCGGGTTCCCGAACACGTCGCGCTTCCCGGTACCAGGCCAGTCCCAGAGCTCCCAGCGCCAGCGCCACAAAAAACGGCCGGTAGGGCTCCAGCGCCGAAAGCCGGCTCACCCAGGCACCCCCCACACCGACGGCCACAGCCGCCAGCGGGCCAACGCAACAGACCGAAGCCAGCACGCCCGCACCTATGGCCGCCAGCAGGCTCGAACGGGCAATTCAGTCCGGCTTTTCCGTCCTGTTCGTGCTCATTGCGCTTCCTCCTTCAGGTTGAGGTTCAACTGAATGCGGTCCAGCTCCAGCTCGTCGAACAGTCGCACAAGCAGTCGGGCAAACGGATTGGCCGTGCAGACCCGGTAGTAGATCGTCTGCGCCTCCCGCCGCGCTTCGACGAGCGCCTTTTCGCGCAGGATTTTCAGGTGCCGCGAGACGGCCGGCTGCGAGATCTCGAAAATGTCGGCCAGGTCGCACACGCACAGCTCCCCGGTCCGGTGCAACACGTAGAGCATGCGCAGCCGCGTCTCGTTGCCGGCCGCCTGCATGAAGGCCGCCAGTGCCACCAGGTGATCATTCCTGAGCGCCTCTTCGCGCAATCGGGCCAGCTTCTCCGGATCGACGGCCACCCGCACGCACGTGCGGTCGGTCACCTCGCGCCGCTTCATAATTCTTAACAGATTGGTTAATTAACTTTATTGTTATATAACAAACAAAACACACATTGTCAAGATCCCTGAGCCCAGATTTGAAAGAGGGCGCCACGCGCGGACGGGAAAAGCCTCAGCTTGTGCATGAACGGACAGGCTTTGCAGAAGCAGCGTCGTCCCGCTGGTGCGCAGACCTGAGCAACACGGTGCGCTTCGAACAGAAATCCAACAAAAAACCCCGGCACGAAGCCGGGGTTTGAGAGCCAACGGCCGGACTCGAACCGGCGACCTGCTCATTACGAGTGAGCCGCTCTACCAGCTGAGCTACGTTGGCTCGTAAGGCGCAAGTAAGTTAGCGAGCCATTTCACGCCGCGTCAAGCCGCAGGATCCCATCCAACGGCCGCCGACGCCAACCTTAACATTTCTTCAAGCAGCCCTACTGCTGTACGGTTTTATCCAGCGGCAATCCGAGCTGCTCGTAGAGTTGGCGACGCCCCTGTTTGTCGGCTTCCAGCACGCGCCGGGCCAGCCGGAACACCCGTGCGGCATGTTCGCGAGGGACGACCACCACGCCATCGCCGTCGGCCACGATCACGTCGCCGGGACGCACCAGCGCCCCGCCGATCTCGACGGGCCGGTTGACCGATTCCAGTTCGTTGCGTCCCGGACGAATGCCGCGTCCGCGCTGCAGCGGGTCCATGTAGAGCGGGATCTGCTGCTTGATGATCTCATCGGTGTCGCGCACGCTTCCGGTAGTCACAATGCCACGGGCGCCCCGGGCATACCAGAGCAGCGAGTTGTAGGAACCGATCGAGCCCGTATCGCCGTTGCCGCTGGCGTCGATGACGATCACCGTACCGGGCCGGATCAGGTCCACGAACGGCTCGGGCGACAGTTCGTTGTACCAGCGGCCGCTCCAGGCGTCGAATGCTTCCTCGGGGATCGGATTCGGGACGATTTTGTTGGTCGGCACGTAGCGAACTGTCAGCGCAATCCCGCAGAAACGGTGTCGAAAATCCTCCAGATCGCGCCAGAGCGGCTGAATGCGCGTATCGACCAGCCCCACATTGCGCAGGCCGACCACGTCCATGGCATCGACCACGTCGGCCACGCGCAAACCTTCACAGAGCGCCAGCAGCGTCGAGTCGCTGACGGTCGTATCTTGTGGGGCCGCAAACAACAGGCTCAGCGTAAGCAGCAGGACGTTCATGGCGTTTCGTTTACAGGTTACAATTTATCAGACAATACATAAAAACGATGGATAAAACAAGCCCCTTTGCGATCCATCCGGCGCTGGCCGAGCTGCGTGCGCACCTGGCGCGCATGATGGACCTCCGGGCGGCGGCCGCCCTGCTGGAATGGGATCAGGAGACCTACATGCCCGCCGGAGCAACCGCCGTGCGGGCCGAGCAGCTCGGCACGTTGCATCGCCTGGCCCACGAGTGGTTCATCGCAGAGCGGACGGGCGAGCTGCTGGAAGCGGCCGCGGCCTCCGTGCGTGAGCTTCCTCCGGAGCACCTGGCCGTACGGCTTGTCGAGGTCGTGCGCGAGGATTACGACAAAGCGCGACGGGTACCGCCCGAGCTGGTGGCCGCGCTGGCCCGCACCGAGTCGGAGGCCCGCGAGGCCTGGAAGCAGGCCCGCCAGGAGAATCATTACGCGGTGTTTGCGCCCTATCTGGAGCGGCTGCTGGCGCTCAACCGGGAAAAGGCCGAGGCGCTGGGGTACGAAAAACATCCCTACGACGCCCTGCTGGACCAGTACGAGCCGGGCATGACCACCGAGGCGGTGCGCGTCCTTTTCGAGCAGTTGCGCGCCGAGCTGGTCCCGCTCGTTCGGGCGCTTGCCGACCAACCCCAACCCGAAGCGGCCTTCCTCCACCGCTACGTCGAGCCCGAGCGCCAGTGGGCCCTGAACCGCATGGTGCTGGAAGCCATTGGCTTCGATCTGCAGCGCGGGCGGCTGGACGCCTCGGTCCACCCGTTCAGCACCGGGATTGCCATTGCGGACGTGCGGCTGACCACCCGCATCGATCCGCACGACTTCGCCAGCGGGCTGTTCGCCACGCTGCACGAGGCCGGACACGGACTCTACGAGCAGGGGATCGATCCCGTACTTGAGCGCACGCCGCTGGCCGACGGCGCCTCGCTGGGCCTGCACGAATCACAATCACGTCTCTGGGAAAACCTGATCGGCCGGAGTCTGCCTTTCTGGGAGTATTTCTATCCCCGGCTTCGGGAGTATTTTCCGGGCGTGCTCGACGACGTGCCGCTGGATGCCTTCTACCGGGCCATCAACCGCGTGCAGCCCTCGCTCATCCGCGTCGAGGCCGACGAGGTCACCTACAACCTGCACATCCTGCTTCGCTTCGAACTGGAAGTCGCCCTGATCGAGGGGAATCTTTCGGTGCAGGATCTTCCGGCCGCCTGGGACGAGGGCATGCAACGCTACCTCGGGCTACGGCCGGAGACGCTTCGCGAAGGGGTGTTGCAGGATATTCACTGGTCGCAGGGAGCTTTCGGGTACTTTCCGACCTATACTTTAGGGAACCTGATGTCGGCCCAGCTCTGGCGGGCCATCGAGCAGGAGATCCCGGACGTAGCAGCCTTCATGCAACAGGGAGATTTTCGCCCGATTCTTACCTGGTTGCGCACGCAAATCCACCGGCACGGCCGCGCCTGGAAGGCGCCGGTCCTGCTTGAGCAGGCCACGGGCCATCCGCTCGATGCGGAACCCTGGCTGACGTATATACGCAAAAAGTACCAGGCGCTGTATCCCGCAGCGTCCGTATCTTTGTCGTAGTTCAATCACCAGCCGAGAGAGCCTCTATGGAGATCCCGGAAATCGCCTTTGAGTACTACAGCGAAAATCACGAGCTGACCGACGCGCTGAAGGCCAAGGTCGAGCAGCGCATTCAGAAGCTGGCGAAAAAACACCACGACATTACGGGCGTGTCGGTCGCCATCCAGCGGGTCGAGCATACCCATACGCCCCATGCTTACCGGGCACGGGTGGTCGTCTACCACAAACCCGAGAATGTCGTGGCAACCGAAGTAGCTCCGACCGTAGAGGAGTCGCTGCTCCGCGCGCTGGACTCCGTTGAGCGTCAGGTGCGCGAGCAGCGTCGCAAGCTCCGCGAGCAATGGAAGCGCCCGTGAATACAAAAAGTACAAAAAGGGGCGGTTCTTACACCGCCCCTTTTCATTTTACGCACCCATCAACAAGCTGCAGCTCTATTGTGCAGAAGGGCGTGTAGCCCGGGGCGTTTTGATCAACCGACCGCCACGCTGACGCAGCAGATCTTCCCGTAGAAAAATGAGCAGGTAGTCGCGGGCCACCTGGCTTTCGATTCCGGCCTGTTCGGCCCGATCGAAAAACTCGGCAAAGCTCAGCTCGTCGGGTAACTGTGCCAGGAAGGCCATGGCCTGCTGAAGCACCTCGGCCGACAGTTCCGGCAGCCCCTCTTCGGCGGAAGGTTGAAGCTCCTGAAACAGCCGATACAGCGTTACCTCTTCTCGAAGCCGCCGATTTTCTTCTCGAAGCCGTTCGTTTTCCTCGATCAGGCGCTCAACCTCCCGCTGAAGCCAGGCTAACCGTTCCTGTACATAGGCAATGAAGTCTTTCGGGTCCAACGGCATCGAGAGCGATTCCCCTCCGGGACTACCGCGTGCAAGATCCGGGCTACGCGCCATCGGAGTCTTTCATGCATGCTTTACAGATAGTGTCCGAAAAGTTCGGCTCGGTTGACAAAAACTGTTGGCTCAGCAAACATGCGCCAACGGCGCATCCCCTGGCGTTATCTTCGGCGCAATTCCCCAACCTCTCTGCTTGCTCAAATTTAAGCACGGCTGCATTTACGGGGAAGTGTTTTTCTGGAAAAACGGTGTTGTCGAAAATCAATAAAACGGTGGGTGGCCGCTTCATAGCAGTGCTCTTCAACCTGCACTGTTTCTTTTTCGATGCGAATGATGTTGTAGAAGTTCTTCTCGCGATGGGGACCACGTCCCCGGCTGCTTGTGGCCGTTCCGGCACTGACGATGACCACGCGGTGGCCGTCGGGCTGCACCACGACCGGCTCCACGTGGGCCACGTGCAGGTGCCCGCACAGGATGAATTCGATCCCGGCACGGGCGATCACTTCCAGCGCCCGGCGGGCGCCCCGCGCCACGTCGTGCGGTCCCACCGCCTGCAGTTGCACCAGGTGGTGGTGAATCACCAGCATGCGCACGGCCGAGGGCGGCACCGTGGCAAAGAATGCCTGCAGGTAGGCTAAATCTTCGGCGGTAAGACGGCCACCTTTAACGGTGGCGCCGTACGCCGTATTCAGGCCCAGCACGGCCACCTCATCGTTGACGAACGACGGCCGTAAATCGGTGGTGATGTACCGCCGATAGCGGGCCAGCGGCCGCACCAGTCGGCTCAGCGGCCGCCACCAGGGGTAGACATCGTGGTTGCCGGGCACCACCAGCGTTGTCGCGGGCAGCGCCTCCAGAAACGCCCGG from Rhodothermus marinus carries:
- the merA gene encoding mercury(II) reductase gives rise to the protein MKKILELRIGGMTCAHCARTIEQALMRVPGVERAQVPGWQSGRAVVTWEGDAVDAEALKKAVAQAGHGYRLEAWEVVREIGGETPAGDGLDRVDYDLLIIGGGSAAFAAALRARELGFRSLIVNDGLPPGGTCVNVGCVPSKALIRAAEAHHRAAHHPFAGIRSTSRVEDFGAVIGQVQALTDELRQHKYLDLIDGQQIVFREGRARLAGPTAIQVGDETITGRAVLIATGSRTALPPVPGLADGPYLTNETLYRLSVLPEHLIVLGSGYIGLENAQAFARLGSRVTVLELLSQILPQEDADVAEALTTYLQAEGIDVQTEARVVEVAWQEGSVVVTYERDGATHRLEGSHLLVATGRRGNTDDLGLEALGIAADRQGFLQVDETLRTAVPTVLGAGDVIGNPPFVYTAAYEGQLAAENALMNRHEMRDYSALPWVVFTDPQVAGVGLSEREAQAAGVDYETSVLPLSEVPRALVGRDTRGFIKLLRDPVTDRLLGARIVAPEGGELVMELSLALRYEIPVSELARRFHPYLTWSEAVKLAALGFTKDVRQLSCCAV
- a CDS encoding mercuric transporter MerT family protein is translated as MARSSLLAAIGAGVLASVCCVGPLAAVAVGVGGAWVSRLSALEPYRPFFVALALGALGLAWYREARRVREPDCDCETGLRPKMRRLLLGLGTVLVLGLLAAPSLIGRTHPTAMAQQVRSEPVQEVVLEVQGMTCEACSQAVVYALRRLEGVQAAEVTLEPPEARVRFDAEKVSVAQLIEAIRGAGFDAKLKNGV
- a CDS encoding ArsR/SmtB family transcription factor; the encoded protein is MKRREVTDRTCVRVAVDPEKLARLREEALRNDHLVALAAFMQAAGNETRLRMLYVLHRTGELCVCDLADIFEISQPAVSRHLKILREKALVEARREAQTIYYRVCTANPFARLLVRLFDELELDRIQLNLNLKEEAQ
- a CDS encoding RraA family protein, with the protein product MNVLLLTLSLLFAAPQDTTVSDSTLLALCEGLRVADVVDAMDVVGLRNVGLVDTRIQPLWRDLEDFRHRFCGIALTVRYVPTNKIVPNPIPEEAFDAWSGRWYNELSPEPFVDLIRPGTVIVIDASGNGDTGSIGSYNSLLWYARGARGIVTTGSVRDTDEIIKQQIPLYMDPLQRGRGIRPGRNELESVNRPVEIGGALVRPGDVIVADGDGVVVVPREHAARVFRLARRVLEADKQGRRQLYEQLGLPLDKTVQQ
- a CDS encoding carboxypeptidase M32, whose protein sequence is MDKTSPFAIHPALAELRAHLARMMDLRAAAALLEWDQETYMPAGATAVRAEQLGTLHRLAHEWFIAERTGELLEAAAASVRELPPEHLAVRLVEVVREDYDKARRVPPELVAALARTESEAREAWKQARQENHYAVFAPYLERLLALNREKAEALGYEKHPYDALLDQYEPGMTTEAVRVLFEQLRAELVPLVRALADQPQPEAAFLHRYVEPERQWALNRMVLEAIGFDLQRGRLDASVHPFSTGIAIADVRLTTRIDPHDFASGLFATLHEAGHGLYEQGIDPVLERTPLADGASLGLHESQSRLWENLIGRSLPFWEYFYPRLREYFPGVLDDVPLDAFYRAINRVQPSLIRVEADEVTYNLHILLRFELEVALIEGNLSVQDLPAAWDEGMQRYLGLRPETLREGVLQDIHWSQGAFGYFPTYTLGNLMSAQLWRAIEQEIPDVAAFMQQGDFRPILTWLRTQIHRHGRAWKAPVLLEQATGHPLDAEPWLTYIRKKYQALYPAASVSLS
- a CDS encoding HPF/RaiA family ribosome-associated protein, with translation MEIPEIAFEYYSENHELTDALKAKVEQRIQKLAKKHHDITGVSVAIQRVEHTHTPHAYRARVVVYHKPENVVATEVAPTVEESLLRALDSVERQVREQRRKLREQWKRP
- a CDS encoding metallophosphoesterase family protein; protein product: MVIAHLSDLHFGRLASGAVVEDLLAEVRRQAPDLVVISGDLTQRARPRQFRAARAFLEALPATTLVVPGNHDVYPWWRPLSRLVRPLARYRRYITTDLRPSFVNDEVAVLGLNTAYGATVKGGRLTAEDLAYLQAFFATVPPSAVRMLVIHHHLVQLQAVGPHDVARGARRALEVIARAGIEFILCGHLHVAHVEPVVVQPDGHRVVIVSAGTATSSRGRGPHREKNFYNIIRIEKETVQVEEHCYEAATHRFIDFRQHRFSRKTLPRKCSRA